The Lepidochelys kempii isolate rLepKem1 chromosome 2, rLepKem1.hap2, whole genome shotgun sequence genomic interval TGGAACTAAGCTGACTGACACCGGCTAAGGATCTGGCTCAGATAGATTATAATGTTCTTAACATGTCAGAATTTCAGAACAGATTGAGAGTAGATTTATATTCTCGTAAGatgattttgaaatttttattaATGTCTTGTTATCTAGGGTTTGACAATCAAGCCTTTGGTACAGTGGCTAAAAGTGAAGAGAAGTGAGCAACGAGAGCCCAAACTGAATGAGAAACTCCATGGCAGAGTAAGATTGTAACAGCAATATTATGGGGGTTTGTGATTGCAGTAGAGATGGTCAAAAACCAGGAAAGAAAAAACGATTTTCCCTTTTGACAAAAACTAATTTCAAGATCAAAATAATTGCTACCAGCTCTATAATTAACTGGCTTGCCCAGTTGTTTTCTGGTCACTCTTTGCATTGCTTGGGGGGATGCCCAACAGGCCAAGTTTTTACTTCCTAAACCCTCAGGGGATGGGAGACAACTTGCTCAGCCTTGTGAGGCAATGGTGCCCATGATCCTTCATCTGGAAAAATTAGTGGTTGGAACATAGGGGCTTGACTTTGAGCAGGTCGATTGAAGCATATGAAAATAAGTTTACTGTAGGACAAAACTTAAACTCTAAATATTGGTTTATCTGTGTATGGGACAATTACCGGGTAGGCAATTATGAGAACATATAACTTGCATGTTACATAAACAGTAGTGTATAGTCTAGTGTAAGTGCTAATTTACAAATTAGCACAGACCGATTTCTAATCAAGACTGAATGCTGTTCACACCCCATATGTCTTGCACCTTTGCAGTCCTAGAATTTGAAGGACTCTTCATCTTCAGATCTCTTGAAATTCACCTTTAGGAGAAGGTCCTAATACACTTTTTATATAACTTCTTCCTGTACTGAATATTTTCATAGCgttcaagaccagaagggaccattagatcatctagtctgacctcctgtatatcacaggccatacatttcacccagttaccccggTATTGAACCCAATAATGTCGTCTGCATCATTCTGATAGTTTTAAAACTAGAAGTTACCTAGTGTGAATTAGTAAGTTATACTATGGATAAGTTATACATGAGGGAAAGGCAACCAATTAAGCATGTTAACAGTTCAACTCATGAACTCAGTACTTACCTGTGTCTGAAAATTTAGTGAAAACAAGAACTCCTGATGTGGCCTTAAGTTTTTCCATTAGACAGAGTGCCAAGTCTGACAGGTGTGTCCCATCTACCTCTTCCTCTTTGGAAACCTTAGTCTGGTCCTGTGAATACTACTGTGGCCCCCTGCTGGATCCTTAAGTTTCAGTGGACTCCAGTTCTAATGCTACTGAATACATCTGATCTTGAGCACACTTTTGCTTGTCAGCTGAGATGGTGTTTGTCTTCAAGAGAGATGAGAGGAAAGCTTACAAAATACTCATAACAAAGGCAAAGAAGGAAAAGAACACAAAACACCCAGAAGTAGCCTATATATTTTGTTCTTTCCAAGTTTTCCGCCACATAAAATAATACCTTCCAGGTGTGTATCTGTGAAGTACCTTTGGTGTGTGAGTAACAAGTTGAGGGCTATGTTATGGCATTAGCCATAGCCCTTCTTTAGATGCAGTGCAATGCTGCACTACTACAATGTGAGTTCCAGGAGGGATTGTGTCTCAGGGAAGCACAATACCTCCAGGAGCACCTAAGAAGGGCACTCAATACACCACCCCTCAAGATAGCATAGTATACATTCCCAACCAGTGGTAATGACGTACCTGACTTATCATATCTTATTCTGTACATCCCTAACTCTCTGCTATATATATCTGGTGAGGTGATATTGAGCGTCATGCAtatattatattcagcagtaatgctcATCAAGTGCACCAGTCATGGTGTGCACTAATCTAAACCTATCGTGCTGTAGATCTCCAAGAAATCAGTCAGATGTTCAGAGTAAAGATTGAGAAGGCATAGAAACAaaaagtcaaattctgctctcaattacactgatgtaaatatgAGTCAGAGTAATTCCGCAGagtggagttatgccagtgtaaataaGGAACAACTGAGGACAAAGATTTGCCCAAGATGTTGAGTGTTTTACAATGAGAATAAAAGAGAGTTGGTACTCACACTACACTGAGGGAAATATTCATTCTCAAAGAGTATGGCAAGGAGCTAGAAGCAACAAGAAAGAAACCTTCAGCTGATTTAGAAGAGGCACATGTCGTGCACTTCTGACAGCAAAAAGGAAGGAGATGCAAAAGTGGGATTAGGATGAAGGAGCAATAAAAGTGAGAGTTAACAAAATAggatctgattctcctcttacttagattcgggtaaatcaggagtaatcaGTGAATAGCACTATTGTAGAACTGGATCTGTAGGAAATTGAGATGCTAATCTCAGCACACTCATGTAAACAGGAAGTAATTCCACTCTATTCATAACATTGTTCTGGATAGACAGCAAATCTGACCCATATGAATTAAGCTATTTTATAGCAATGCCCTTAACTTCCACACCATATTAATTTTATGTTCCTTTTCATAGGCTTTTGATCATATTCTTTCTGCTGTTGAAGACATATCTGGACAAATAGGACATAATTATCTGCGAGACAAGTAAGTGGTGTTAGCTTCCCTTATTTTACTGACCTGGGATAGTTAAGGAAATGGGAATGTATTAACATAGTGATAGCTTTGCTTACATCTGTCTGATGAGCGAAATGGGTATTTAGGGAATAACTGAATGGAGACAGCTTGGGTAACACTGGTactctccgcccctccccccccccacttcccactCCCTGAATTTCTGGAGTTAATCACACTAGCTAAAAACCACATTGTTGCAAAAATGTGCATTATCTGTGCAGTCAGTAACCATTTAGATTATTCAAcaggaagattttttaaaattctaatatACTTCTCAACATTGatccagtttgtttacatttttgcaTTCCATTCATCTTGGAAAATGAAACAACACTAGCTATTTTCATTGATTTCATCACTGTGAGAAAGACTCTAAGGGCAATTCACAGATTAAACAACATTGCCCTCCTCTGCTTCAATAATCATTTCCTGGAGAACCAATGTTGTCTATTTTGGATAGGAAATCCCTTTTGTAAACGATGACTTTTAAGTTTTTAGGCTATCCAAGTGAAAGGTCTGGGATGTTACCACCATCTTTTCAGTTTATAACAGTAACTGGTTGATAATCCCCAGTGGATTTTGGGGACTGTCCATCTCCCACCAATGGAACCTTTTCAGTGTCACAACTAAGGCCCTGGATTAGGCCTTTGCAAATGTCATCATCCATATCTAGGGATCTATGCCTGTGTAGAATTACTTGAGAGATGGCCATTTGCACAGGATTTGAACTGAACACACAATTTTAGCCCTGCTGATACCAACTTTAGGaaccatttttgtgtgtgtgggagaggatGTTAATCTGTTCCAAGTTGAAACACACAAATGTTACCTCCTTGTTGTTGCCTTGGACAACAGGTTCTTCAGctttcaaatattttcacaatTTCATTTCAATTATATATAATGGATTATAATGAAGATGCTCTGCaaccatggtgatgggcagacTTTGAGAACTAGAACAGGgaaggaaaataaaaggaaagactATTATAACCTGGAAATGTagtttcttagccctggtctacactaggactttaggtcgaatttagcagcgttaaatcgatgtaaacctgcaccggtccacacaatgaagccctttatttcgacttaaagggctcttaaaatcgatttccttactccacccctgacaagtggattagcgcttaaatcgacgttgccggctcgaatttggggtactgtggacacaattcgatggtattggcctccgggagctatcccagagtgctccattatgaccgctctggacagcactctcaactcagatgcactggccaggtagacaggaaaagaaccgcgaacttttgaatctcatttcctgtttggccagcgtggcaagctgcaggtgaccatgcagagctcatcagcacaggtgaccatgatggagtcccagaatcgcaaaagagctccagcatggaccgaacgggaggtacgggatctgatcgctgtttggggagaggaatccgtgctatcagaactccattccagttttcgaaatgccaaaacctttgtcaaaatctcccagggcatgaaggacagaggccataacagggacccgaagcagtgccgcgtgaaactgaaggagctgaggcaagcctatcagaaaaccagagaggcgaacagccgctctgggtcagagccccaaacatgccgcttctatgatgagctgcatgccattttagggggttcagccaccactaccccagccgtgttgtttgacttcttcaatggagatggaggcaatacggaagcaggttttggggatgaagaagatgatgaggaggaggaggttgtagatagctcacagcaagcaagcggagaaaccggttttccagacagccaggaactgtttctcaccctagacctggagccagtacctcccgaacccacccaaggctgcctcctggacccagcaggcggagaagggacctctggtgagtgtaccttttaaaatactatacatggtttaaaagcaaacatgtgaaaggattactttgccctggcatttgcggttctcctagatgtagtcctaaagcctttgcaaaaggtttctggggagggcagccttattgcgtccttcatggtaggacactttaccactccaggccagtaacacgtactcggaaatcattgtacaacaaagcattgcagtgtatgtttgctggcattcaaacaacatccattctttatctctctgtgttatcctcaggagagtgagatataattcatggtcacctggttgaaatagagtgcttttcttcaggggacactcagaggagcccattcctgctgggctgtttgcctgtagctaaacagaaatgttccccgctgttagccacagggaggggggaaggttgagggggtagtcacgcggtgggaggaggcaaaatgcgaccttgtaacgaaagcacatgtgctatgtatgtaatgttaacagcaaggtttaccctgaaagagtgtagccactgttttataaaatgtgtctttttaaataccgctgtccctttttttttctccaccagctgaatgtgtttcaatgatcacaggatcttctccttcccagaggctagtgaagcttagaaagaaaaaaaaatgcactcgcgatgaaatgttctccgagctcatgctgtcctcccacactgacagagcacagatgaatgcgtggaggcaaataatgtcagagtgcaggaaagcacaaaatgaccgggaggagaggtggtgggctgaagagagtaagtggcgggctgaagagagtaagtggcaggctgaagacagggctgaagctcaaatgtggcggcagcgtgatgagaggagacaggattcaatgctgaggctgctgcaggaccaaaccagtatgctccagtgtatggttgagctgcagcaaaggcagctggagcacagactgccactgcagcccctctgtaaccaaccgccctcctccccaagttccatagcctccacacccagacgcccaagaacgcggtgggggggcctccggccaaccagccactccaccacagaggattgccccaaaaaaagaaggctgtcattcaataaattttaaagttgtaaacttttaaagtgctgtgcttaaagtgctgtgtggcattttccttccctcctccaccacccctcctgggctaccttggtagtcatccccctatttgtgtgatgaatgaataaagaatgcatgaatgtgaagcaacaatgactttattgcctctgcaagcggtgattgaagggaggaggggcgggtggttagtttacagggaagtagagtgaaccaaggggcggggggtttcatcaaggagaaacaaacagaactttcacaccgtagcctggccagtcatgaaattggttttcaaagcttctctgatgcgtaccgcaccctcctgtgctcttctaaccgccctggtgtctggctgcgcgtaaccagcagccaggcgatttgcctcaacctcccaccccgccataaacgtctcccccttactctcacagatattgtggagcacacagcaagcagtaataacagtgggaatattggtttcgctgaggtctaagcgagtcagtaaactgcgccagcgcgcttttaaacgtccaaatgcacattctaccaccattctgcacttgctcagcctgtagttgaacagctcctgactactgtccaggctgcctgtgtacagcttcatgagccatggcattaaggggtaggctgggtccccaaggatacatataggcatttcaacatccccaacagttattttctggtctgggaataaagtcccttcctgcagcttttgaaacagaccagagttcctgaagatgcgagcgtcatgtacctttcccggccatcccacgttgatgttggtgaaacgtcccttgtgatccaccagagcttgcagcactatcgaaaagtaccccttgcggtttatgtactcgccggcttggtgctccggtgccaagatagggatatgggttccgtctatagccccaccacagttagggaatcccattgcagcaaagccatccactatgacctgcacatttcccagggtcactacccttga includes:
- the LOC140905985 gene encoding uncharacterized protein — protein: MKDRGHNRDPKQCRVKLKELRQAYQKTREANSRSGSEPQTCRFYDELHAILGGSATTTPAVLFDFFNGDGGNTEAGFGDEEDDEEEEVVDSSQQASGETGFPDSQELFLTLDLEPVPPEPTQGCLLDPAGGEGTSAECVSMITGSSPSQRLVKLRKKKKCTRDEMFSELMLSSHTDRAQMNAWRQIMSECRKAQNDREERWWAEESKWRAEESKWQAEDRAEAQMWRQRDERRQDSMLRLLQDQTSMLQCMVELQQRQLEHRLPLQPLCNQPPSSPSSIASTPRRPRTRWGGLRPTSHSTTEDCPKKRRLSFNKF